Genomic DNA from Luteolibacter arcticus:
GCCGGACGGGATCGGTTCATGGAAGACGAGGTGGGATTGGGTTTCTCTGCCTGGCGATTGGAAGCATCCTTCCATGGACCGAGTGGGTGTTGTGTCAAAAGGAGGTCAAAAGGGGTGCCGGCGGAGCGAGCCTTTCCCTAGTCGGAAATCGTCCGGCTACCAACGAACAAGCGGGCTATCAGGCATTTGTGGGGAGGAACGGAACCGTTTGTCCGCCGGGGGAACGTCGTCGGCCTCCTTCCGCTGGGCCACAATCCCGCCTTGCCGCCCGGGGGAGCGCCTGATTCCATCCGCGCCCCAACCCGCACCAGACCATGGCCAACAAGGACCACACCGACCCCGCCCGCATGGAGAAAATCGTCTCCCTGTGCAAACGCCGCGGCTTCATTTTCCAAGCCGGCGAGCTCTACGGCGGTCTCAATGGATGCTGGGACTACGGTCCGCTTGGCACCGAGCTGAAGCGCAACCTGAAGGAATATTGGTGGCGCAAAACCGTCCAGGAGCGTGACGACGTGCTCGGCATGGACGGAGCGATCCTGACCATGGAGCAGGTCCTCGTTTCCTCCGGCCACGTCGGCGGCTTCAGCGACCCGATGTGCGATTGCTTGCTCTCGAAGGCCCGCCTGCGCGCCGACCAGATCCCGGCGCAGGACGGCACCGCCGTGCATTTTAAAGGCGCCAAGCACGAGGCTTCCGGCTGGTCCAGCGACCGCGGCTTCGCCGTGCTGGTCGCCCCGGGCAAGGACCCGATCGAGTCCCACAAGACCGCACGGAAATTCTACGCCGAGTTCATGCCGGACAAGAAGATCTCGCCGAAGGAACTCGAGCTGATCGAGGACTCCCGCGTGGAGGTCGTCGGCAGCACGTCCTTTAATCCGGACAATGGCAGCCTGCTCACCGAGCCCCGGCAGTTCAACCTGATGCTGCAGACGAACTTCGGCGCGACCGGCGACCAGATCGCCTACCTCCGCCCGGAGACCGCGCAGTCGATCTTCGTGCAATACAAAAACGTGCTCGATTCGAACCGCATCAAGCTGCCCTTCGGCATCGCGCAGGTCGGCAAGTCCTTCCGCAACGAGATCAACCCGCGCAACTACACCTTCCGCAGCCGCGAGTTCGAGCAAATGGAGATCGAGTATTTCTGCCGCCCCGAAGACGGCCTTCGCCTGACCGATGAGTGGCTGGAAGAGCGCCTCAAGTTCTACGCCGAGATCGGCATCCCGCGCGAGAAGCTGCACATCCTGGACATCCCGGATGGCGAGCGTGCCTTCTACTCGCAGAAGACCTACGATATCGAATACGAGTTCCCCTTCGGCGTGCAGGAGCTGGAAGGCGTGGCTTACCGCACCGACTACGACCTCGGCGTCCACCAGAAGGGCTCGGGCAAGCCGCTCGAATACTTCGACGAGGAAACCAAGGAGCGCTTCCTGCCGCACGTCGTCGAGCCGTCCGCCGGTTGCGATCGCACGATTCTCGCGCTGATCTGCGAGGCTTACGACGAGGAGAAGCTCACCGACGACAAGGGCAAGGACGACTCCCGCGAGGTCTTGCGCTTCGTCCCGCGCATGGCCCCGATCAAGGTCGGTATCTTCCCGCTGCTGAAGAAGAACGAAGAGCAGGTTCGCATCGCCAAGGAGATCCAGAAGAAGCTCCAGCCGTGGATGAATGTCTTCTACGACGACGGTGGTGCCGTCGGCCGCCGCTATCGCCGCCAGGATGAAGTCGGCACCCCCTTCTGCATCACGGTCGACTTCGACACACTCGGCGAAAACGGCCCCGAGCTGAAGGACACTGTCACCATCCGCCACCGCGACTCGATGGAGCAGGAACGCATGCCGGTCGATGCGCTGTTGGCGTGGCTGCTCGAGCGGGTCCGCTAAGAGACCAGACGCAAGATTCCAGAAATCAGAAAGGGCGCGGTTCTCCGCGCCCTTTCGTTTAAGTGCCTGAGTCGGAGACGCCGAGGGGGGCTTATAAAGATTTCGTTAGATCCTGTGCACGCTTCCATCGTCGCGAGCGCCAGAGGAGGAGCAGCGACCACGGAATGAGGAACGCGAGCAGGATGATCCATTACGGGAGATTGAGCATCCAGGAGCCGGCCACGGCTTCGTAGTTCATCTCGTTTTGCATCATCTCCAGCAAGGTGGTCGATTGGGTGGGCTCCGGCGCACCGAACGTCTCCTGGGGGCCAACCAGAAATGTCGCGGGAATGGACTCGTGCGGCCAGTAATCGCGATAGATGCGTTCTCCCCGATCGATGTGAAGGGTAGTCTTGGCCCCGGGGTCGCGGGAGATGATGATGCCGCGGACAACGCTATTGATGGCAGATTCATTCCGCTGCATCACCGAGAACTTGTAGCAGGCATCCACCATGCCCAGCAGAGGAACATCGCAATCAGGAGGCCGGCCCGGAAGATGAGAGAGCGGTGGAGCGCGTGCGGCAATTGGCTGTCCCGCTGCTGTGTGTCGGTCGCGGAGCGAAGCCTCGCCACATAGCGGCGCGTCTATAGCCGTCGCACTTTGGCGGCATCAGCCGCATCTGCTCCAAGCCACTCTCCGCCTCCGCGCAAAGGCGAAACCTGCGGCACCCAAGGCAAGGCCCACGGAGGTGGATAGTTCGGGGACCACGTTGAAGGTGAGGTTGGTCCCCCCTGGGAACGAGACCGTGCCTGGGGCACCGAAGGCTCCGACCTTGTAGGACACAAATCGCAGCCCCAGGAGATCTGTCGGCGTGCCGAAGGCTGTGAAAGTGTTGTTCGTCAATGCGGCGAGCGTGATGTCCAGAAACGCGGAAACCGTGCCGCTTTGGAAAAGGGTCACGAGCTGGTTACCGGGCAAAATCGCGCTGATGGTGAAGGCCGCTCCTTCGCCGGTATAGACCGAGCCCTGGCTGATCGTCACCAGTTGCTCGACGCCCGTGAGCGTCGTACTGAAGATCACTTCGAAATCGCTGCTGGCAGCCTGCGGACCCGCCGTGACCACCGTGGTCGCAGCCTGGCTGACGTCGGGCTTGGCAGTGAGTAGCAACCCGAGGATCGCTGCCGTGCGGAATTTCAATTTCATGCGTTGTTGCCGTTCGGGGGGAGTTCTAGTGCGGAAGCATTCCGGCACTTCAGCACCAGCAATAGTCCGCCTGCTAGATAGCGGCTGGCAGCCCCCAAACAAGCAGATTTCATTTGCGCCCCATTGAGGCTACAAAGCAGCGGTCTTGTGGCGCCGGGCGAGCTTCACCATTCCGTCCCCAGCCCATGACGGCCCGCCAGCTCTAGCAAATCCTCGCGCATCGGCCACTCGTCCGGACGCTCGCTGACTTGGTGGCGCTTGCTGGCACCCTTCAGCGTCATGCAGCCCGTGTTGTCGCCGATCTGGCGGACTTTCTCGGACTCCTCTGCCGTGAGGCGAACGTCAGGTAGCGCGGCGAAGTCGTGGATCTGTTCCTCGATGCTTCGCGCGCCTTCGCTAGCTTCCTGAATGAAGGTCGGCACCACGCTTTCCACGGCGGGCTGGCTGAGGTTCCAGATGGAGGCGAATTGGATCAGCGAAAGCCCGTGCTTCTCGGCGATCGGCCTCATCTTCTCGATCTTCGCGAGCCCGTGATCGACCCAGCCCTCGGCACGATAGGAGCGGTGATCGCCGGGCTTGAAGACGTGGCCCTGCTTCATGTCGCCATGGAAAAGCCCACCGTAGTCAGCGACCCGGGTGAGCACCTTGATGCCGTTTTTCTCACAAACCGGCAGCACGTGGCACGATGGCCATGGCTCGAGAGGATTGAGAATGAGCATCATCCAATCGATGTCGGCGCCGCGGCGCTCGATGCAGTCGATCAGGTCGAGCGTGAAGCCATTCGCCGGTCCCGGGGCGAGGCCGATACGCTCGGCGAGCCCCTCGGACTTCAGCGCGCGCAGGCCATCCCACACGGCATCGCTGGTGTAGCCGGTCTCGTCCGGATTGTGCAGCATCAGCAGGTCGAAGCGGTCGGTGCGGCAACGCTCGAGCGACTTCTCGCAGGACTGGCGCAGGTAGTCGCGGAACTTGCCCGGCGCGTGCAGCTCGGTGAACCGCGGATAGCCACGAGCGCCTTGGCGCTGGCCTTCGTAGAAATCGTGGCCGACCATCCCGACGAGGCAGTATTCCTCGCGCGGCTTGTCGGCGAGCGCCTGGCCGAGCAGTTCGTCGGCCTTGCCATTTCCATAGACGTCGGCGGTGACGAAGGTGCGGATGCCATCGTCCCACGCCGTCTGGATGCAGGAGAGGAAACGTTCTTCGGGCAGCGTCTCACCGAAGTGCATGAAGCGGCCGGCGCTCCAGGTGCCGTAGGCTGTCGGGGTCAAATCCATGGGAAATTTCTAAATCGCCAGCCCGCAACGGTCAACCGGCTCTCAAAAACTGCGCGGATTCGCGGCAAGAATGCGAATCCGCGCTCGAAACGTTCAGATCAGGCAAATCAGTCGAGCGACTTCACCCGCAGGTTCTTGTAGAGCGTGGTGCTGCCCGGGTCGTGAGCCTGGATCGCGAAGGTGCCGCCGCCCTTCAGCAGCTTGCTCTTTCCTTCCTCGG
This window encodes:
- a CDS encoding glycine--tRNA ligase, coding for MANKDHTDPARMEKIVSLCKRRGFIFQAGELYGGLNGCWDYGPLGTELKRNLKEYWWRKTVQERDDVLGMDGAILTMEQVLVSSGHVGGFSDPMCDCLLSKARLRADQIPAQDGTAVHFKGAKHEASGWSSDRGFAVLVAPGKDPIESHKTARKFYAEFMPDKKISPKELELIEDSRVEVVGSTSFNPDNGSLLTEPRQFNLMLQTNFGATGDQIAYLRPETAQSIFVQYKNVLDSNRIKLPFGIAQVGKSFRNEINPRNYTFRSREFEQMEIEYFCRPEDGLRLTDEWLEERLKFYAEIGIPREKLHILDIPDGERAFYSQKTYDIEYEFPFGVQELEGVAYRTDYDLGVHQKGSGKPLEYFDEETKERFLPHVVEPSAGCDRTILALICEAYDEEKLTDDKGKDDSREVLRFVPRMAPIKVGIFPLLKKNEEQVRIAKEIQKKLQPWMNVFYDDGGAVGRRYRRQDEVGTPFCITVDFDTLGENGPELKDTVTIRHRDSMEQERMPVDALLAWLLERVR
- a CDS encoding PEP-CTERM sorting domain-containing protein (PEP-CTERM proteins occur, often in large numbers, in the proteomes of bacteria that also encode an exosortase, a predicted intramembrane cysteine proteinase. The presence of a PEP-CTERM domain at a protein's C-terminus predicts cleavage within the sorting domain, followed by covalent anchoring to some some component of the (usually Gram-negative) cell surface. Many PEP-CTERM proteins exhibit an unusual sequence composition that includes large numbers of potential glycosylation sites. Expression of one such protein has been shown restore the ability of a bacterium to form floc, a type of biofilm.), encoding MKLKFRTAAILGLLLTAKPDVSQAATTVVTAGPQAASSDFEVIFSTTLTGVEQLVTISQGSVYTGEGAAFTISAILPGNQLVTLFQSGTVSAFLDITLAALTNNTFTAFGTPTDLLGLRFVSYKVGAFGAPGTVSFPGGTNLTFNVVPELSTSVGLALGAAGFAFARRRRVAWSRCG
- a CDS encoding aldo/keto reductase, whose product is MDLTPTAYGTWSAGRFMHFGETLPEERFLSCIQTAWDDGIRTFVTADVYGNGKADELLGQALADKPREEYCLVGMVGHDFYEGQRQGARGYPRFTELHAPGKFRDYLRQSCEKSLERCRTDRFDLLMLHNPDETGYTSDAVWDGLRALKSEGLAERIGLAPGPANGFTLDLIDCIERRGADIDWMMLILNPLEPWPSCHVLPVCEKNGIKVLTRVADYGGLFHGDMKQGHVFKPGDHRSYRAEGWVDHGLAKIEKMRPIAEKHGLSLIQFASIWNLSQPAVESVVPTFIQEASEGARSIEEQIHDFAALPDVRLTAEESEKVRQIGDNTGCMTLKGASKRHQVSERPDEWPMREDLLELAGRHGLGTEW